Proteins co-encoded in one Malus sylvestris chromosome 9, drMalSylv7.2, whole genome shotgun sequence genomic window:
- the LOC126583777 gene encoding ADP,ATP carrier protein 3, mitochondrial-like: protein MADGSSRPSIFQKTYGQSYLISRLSPKLHTSNYAVTGAYANGALQIPLLRTFDGTALAQVSPLSPIMAQAPAEKGAAGFAVDFLMGGVSAAVSKTAAAPIERVKLLIQNQDEMIKTGRLSEPYKGISDCFARTIKDEGVLSLWRGNTANVIRYFPTQALNFAFKDYFKRLFNFKKDRDGYWKWFAGNLASGGAAGASSLLFVYSLDYARTRLANDAKAAKKGGERQFNGLVDVYKKTLKSDGIAGLYRGFSISCVGIIVYRGLYFGMYDSLKPVVLTGGLQDSFVASFLLGWGITIGAGLASYPIDTVRRRMMMTSGEAVKYNSSLDAFKQIIKNEGAKSLFKGAGANILRAVAGAGVLAGYDKLQVVLLGKKYGSGGGG, encoded by the exons ATGGCTGATGGGTCATCGCGTCCATCGATATTTCAGAAAACATATGGGCAGTCTTACCTCATATCTAGGCTTTCCCCCAAGTTGCACACAAGCAACTATGCGGTGACTGGTGCTTATGCCAATGGAGCTTTGCAGATCCCCCTGCTGCGAACTTTTGATGGCACTGCCCTTGCACAAGTCTCTCCGTTGTCCCCCATTATGGCGCAGGCTCCAGCAGAGAAAGGTGCAGCTGGTTTTGCTGTGGATTTTCTCATGGGAGGCGTGTCTGCTGCTGTTTCCAAAACTGCTGCTGCTCCTATCGAGCGTGTTAAACTACTTATACAGAATCAGGATGAGATGATCAAGACTGGTCGACTTTCTGAACCATACAAGGGTATAAGTGACTGCTTTGCCCGAACAATTAAGGATGAAGGTGTCCTTTCTCTGTGGAGAGGGAATACTGCTAATGTTATCAGATACTTTCCTACCCAG GCCTTAAACTTTGCTTTCAAGGATTACTTCAAGAGGCTTTTCAACTTCAAGAAGGATAGAGATGGCTACTGGAAGTGGTTTGCTGGGAACCTGGCATCAGGTGGTGCTGCTGGCGCTTCATCTCTTCTTTTTGTGTACTCTCTGGATTATGCAAGAACACGGTTGGCAAATGATGCCAAGGCTGCCAAAAAGGGTGGTGAAAGGCAGTTTAATGGTTTGGTTGATGTTTACAAGAAAACCCTCAAGTCTGATGGCATCGCTGGGCTATATCGAGGATTCAGTATCTCTTGTGTTGGAATTATCGTTTACCGTGGGCTTTACTTTGGAATGTACGATTCGCTGAAACCTGTGGTTCTAACTGGTGGCCTGCAG GATAGCTTCGTTGCTAGTTTCTTGCTGGGATGGGGAATTACTATCGGTGCTGGATTAGCTTCTTACCCAATTGACACAGTGCGCAGAAGGATGATGATGACCTCAGGAGAAGCAGTTAAATACAATAGCTCTTTGGACGCATTTAAGCAAATCATCAAAAACGAGGGTGCTAAGTCGCTGTTTAAGGGTGCTGGAGCGAACATATTGCGTGCTGTTGCAGGTGCCGGTGTGCTAGCTGGCTATGACAAGCTGCAGGTCGTACTTCTTGGCAAGAAGTATGGGTCTGGTGGCGGTGGTTAA
- the LOC126582853 gene encoding transmembrane E3 ubiquitin-protein ligase FLY2-like isoform X2, which yields MGLMGFDSGVVRNLGSLWSRRSKLYRVLFWVWVTFVLFQPVAGLRPLRERPRSWGDEWLFVRKDEIDLGPFSTWNITGTYKGIWKFPDSRNSSSRFPDFRNSHGDTIIELVSTQTKITGVHYVQGVIIFHDVFDNEHNVGGIQIRVEGVFIWPFRQLRMVANSGKEGESSQEEEYLLSNPYHMLRVFSSQVFQESPQDKIWRKKHSPIYEMEKHCNIEIAGQISRVSSAHNDGDRDRYHIESLMESPAVDDDGDCFAPFILNATSVNVEVYYNKAVNYTLMVTFVSFLQVLLLIRQMEHSNTQSAIMDSYLCLLHLTAGILVESLFNAFATAAFFKFVVFSIFEMRYLLAIWKASRPTNNGEGWETMRRELSVLYSRFYGILLGGILLMYEFHNFLRPILLLMYSFWIPQIITNVIRDSRKPLHPHYILGMTVMRLAVPLYIFGCPNNFMRIEPDKSWCICLGVFIGLQASILLLQHYLGSRWFIPRQILPEKYSYYRRFDQNTNHTTDCVICMTAVDLTQRSTDCMVTPCEHCFHSGCLQRWMDIKMECPTCRRSLPPA from the exons TGGCTATTTGTAAGAAAAGATGAAATTGATTTGGGACCATTTTCTACGTGGAATATAACAGGAACTTACAAAG GGATTTGGAAGTTTCCTGATTCTAGAAATAGCTCTTCCAGATTTCCGGATTTTAGGAATTCCCATGGCGACACTATCATTGAATTAGTTAGCACGCAGACAAAAATAACTGGTGTACATTACGTGCAG GGGGTTATTATTTTCCATGATGTGTTTGACAATGAACACAATGTTGGTGGTATTCAAATCAGGGTGGAGGGTGTATTTATATGGCCGTTTAGACAACTTCGAATGGTAGCTAACAG TGGAAAAGAGGGAGAGTCAAgccaagaagaagaatattTATTGTCAAATCCGTATCATATG CTTCGAGTTTTCTCTTCCCAGGTTTTCCAAGAATCTCCTCAAGATAAGATATGGAGGAAAAAGCATT CTCCAATTTATGAAATGGAGAAACACTGTAATATAGAAATCGCAGGCCAAATTTCACGTGTCTCGTCAGCCCATAATG ATGGAGATCGTGATCGATACCATATAGAATCGTTGATGGAGAGTCCTGCAGTGGATGATGATGGTGATTGCTTCGCTCCCTTTATATTAAATGCTACTTCTGTCAATGTGGAGGTGTACTACAACAAAGCAGTGAACTATACTTTGATGGTCACCTTT GTCTCTTTTCTCCAAGTTCTTCTCTTAATTCGGCAAATGGAGCACAGCAACACTCAGTCA GCTATCATGGATTCTTATCTCTGCCTTCTGCATTTGACTGCAGGAATACTTGTTG AATCCTTATTTAATGCTTTTGCAACTGCCGCTTTTTTCAAGTTTGTGGTATTCTCAATATTTGAGATGAGATATCTTCTTGCTATATGGAAAGCTAGTAGGCCTACAAATAATGGGGAAGGTTGGGAGACGATGAGGCGTGAGCTTTCAGTTCTGTATAGCCGTTTCT ATGGGATCCTTTTGGGAGGCATTCTGCTCATGTACGAGTTCCATAACTTCCTGAGGCCTATTCTTCTCCTTATGTACTCCTTTTGGATACCTCAAATAATCACCAATGTTATTCGTGATTCAAGAAAACCTTTGCATCCTCATTACATCTTGGGCATGACTGTTATGCGACTTGCAGTCCCATTATACATATTTGGTTGCCCTAACAACTTCATGCGCATTGAGCCTGACAAGAGTTGGTGTATTTGTCTGGGTGTATTTATTGGACTGCAAGCatccattcttcttcttcagcacTATCTCGGCTCTAGGTGGTTCATTCCTCGTCAG ATTCTACCTGAAAAATATAGCTACTATAGAAGGTTCGATCAGAATACAAATCACACCACAGATTGTGTCATTTGCATGACTGCAGTTGATCTCACACAACGTTCGACTGATTGCATG GTGACACCATGTGAACATTGCTTTCACTCTGGTTGTTTACAAAGGTGGATGGATATAAAGATGGAGTGCCCAACTTGTCGGCGTTCACTGCCACCAGCCTGA
- the LOC126582853 gene encoding transmembrane E3 ubiquitin-protein ligase FLY2-like isoform X1, producing MGLMGFDSGVVRNLGSLWSRRSKLYRVLFWVWVTFVLFQPVAGLRPLRERPRSWGDEWLFVRKDEIDLGPFSTWNITGTYKGIWKFPDSRNSSSRFPDFRNSHGDTIIELVSTQTKITGVHYVQGVIIFHDVFDNEHNVGGIQIRVEGVFIWPFRQLRMVANSGKEGESSQEEEYLLSNPYHMLRVFSSQVFQESPQDKIWRKKHSPIYEMEKHCNIEIAGQISRVSSAHNDGDRDRYHIESLMESPAVDDDGDCFAPFILNATSVNVEVYYNKAVNYTLMVTFVSFLQVLLLIRQMEHSNTQSGAAKISILMIGQQAIMDSYLCLLHLTAGILVESLFNAFATAAFFKFVVFSIFEMRYLLAIWKASRPTNNGEGWETMRRELSVLYSRFYGILLGGILLMYEFHNFLRPILLLMYSFWIPQIITNVIRDSRKPLHPHYILGMTVMRLAVPLYIFGCPNNFMRIEPDKSWCICLGVFIGLQASILLLQHYLGSRWFIPRQILPEKYSYYRRFDQNTNHTTDCVICMTAVDLTQRSTDCMVTPCEHCFHSGCLQRWMDIKMECPTCRRSLPPA from the exons TGGCTATTTGTAAGAAAAGATGAAATTGATTTGGGACCATTTTCTACGTGGAATATAACAGGAACTTACAAAG GGATTTGGAAGTTTCCTGATTCTAGAAATAGCTCTTCCAGATTTCCGGATTTTAGGAATTCCCATGGCGACACTATCATTGAATTAGTTAGCACGCAGACAAAAATAACTGGTGTACATTACGTGCAG GGGGTTATTATTTTCCATGATGTGTTTGACAATGAACACAATGTTGGTGGTATTCAAATCAGGGTGGAGGGTGTATTTATATGGCCGTTTAGACAACTTCGAATGGTAGCTAACAG TGGAAAAGAGGGAGAGTCAAgccaagaagaagaatattTATTGTCAAATCCGTATCATATG CTTCGAGTTTTCTCTTCCCAGGTTTTCCAAGAATCTCCTCAAGATAAGATATGGAGGAAAAAGCATT CTCCAATTTATGAAATGGAGAAACACTGTAATATAGAAATCGCAGGCCAAATTTCACGTGTCTCGTCAGCCCATAATG ATGGAGATCGTGATCGATACCATATAGAATCGTTGATGGAGAGTCCTGCAGTGGATGATGATGGTGATTGCTTCGCTCCCTTTATATTAAATGCTACTTCTGTCAATGTGGAGGTGTACTACAACAAAGCAGTGAACTATACTTTGATGGTCACCTTT GTCTCTTTTCTCCAAGTTCTTCTCTTAATTCGGCAAATGGAGCACAGCAACACTCAGTCA GGGGCTGCCAAAATTTCGATTTTAATGATTGGCCAACAGGCTATCATGGATTCTTATCTCTGCCTTCTGCATTTGACTGCAGGAATACTTGTTG AATCCTTATTTAATGCTTTTGCAACTGCCGCTTTTTTCAAGTTTGTGGTATTCTCAATATTTGAGATGAGATATCTTCTTGCTATATGGAAAGCTAGTAGGCCTACAAATAATGGGGAAGGTTGGGAGACGATGAGGCGTGAGCTTTCAGTTCTGTATAGCCGTTTCT ATGGGATCCTTTTGGGAGGCATTCTGCTCATGTACGAGTTCCATAACTTCCTGAGGCCTATTCTTCTCCTTATGTACTCCTTTTGGATACCTCAAATAATCACCAATGTTATTCGTGATTCAAGAAAACCTTTGCATCCTCATTACATCTTGGGCATGACTGTTATGCGACTTGCAGTCCCATTATACATATTTGGTTGCCCTAACAACTTCATGCGCATTGAGCCTGACAAGAGTTGGTGTATTTGTCTGGGTGTATTTATTGGACTGCAAGCatccattcttcttcttcagcacTATCTCGGCTCTAGGTGGTTCATTCCTCGTCAG ATTCTACCTGAAAAATATAGCTACTATAGAAGGTTCGATCAGAATACAAATCACACCACAGATTGTGTCATTTGCATGACTGCAGTTGATCTCACACAACGTTCGACTGATTGCATG GTGACACCATGTGAACATTGCTTTCACTCTGGTTGTTTACAAAGGTGGATGGATATAAAGATGGAGTGCCCAACTTGTCGGCGTTCACTGCCACCAGCCTGA